The Nitrospinota bacterium genome window below encodes:
- a CDS encoding Fic family protein — MKLPLTPPSFELLFNDAMEQGADHMMRILQYSKMTDLYGKYRHWDTLRHLPPPEGFSLNGWWLGMKWTRKTRYKTLPLADKNNVPFVIADPDMILRDLHLIDQRAAGNLAGDGEIINDEFQSVFLVKSLVNEAINSSQLEGAATTRKIAKEMLSHGRAPRDKSEQMIFNNYKAMQFIRERKGDALTPDLIFTLHRMLTEKTLDNPEDAGRLRKDSDKIVVSDGRDGELLHNPPAAHELPGRIDRLCNFANMDSIEYFIHPLVKAIILHFTIGYDHPFVDGNGRLARAIFYWYVISKGYWLMEYISISRIIKMAPAKYARAFLYSETDDNDLTYFAVHQLNVIKKAIRLLNEYIARQRKEISGAEDLLKTNPQLAGRLNYRQLSIIRHALRHPGYVYDIREHQRYQGVSYNSARTDLHDLADKFNIFKKVKIGKTYRFRAPMDIKENLSKAG, encoded by the coding sequence ATGAAATTGCCTCTTACCCCTCCCTCCTTTGAATTGCTATTTAATGACGCCATGGAGCAAGGCGCCGATCATATGATGAGAATCCTTCAATATTCCAAGATGACAGACTTGTATGGCAAGTATCGCCACTGGGACACTTTGCGGCACCTTCCGCCTCCGGAAGGTTTTTCTCTCAACGGCTGGTGGCTTGGAATGAAATGGACCAGAAAAACCCGCTACAAAACCTTGCCGCTTGCCGATAAAAACAATGTTCCTTTTGTGATTGCCGATCCCGATATGATCCTGCGAGACCTTCACTTGATCGATCAACGCGCCGCAGGGAACCTCGCCGGCGACGGTGAAATTATAAATGACGAGTTTCAAAGTGTGTTTCTCGTAAAATCCCTTGTCAACGAAGCGATAAACTCCAGCCAGTTGGAAGGAGCGGCCACCACCCGCAAGATCGCCAAGGAAATGCTAAGCCATGGCCGCGCTCCCAGAGACAAATCCGAACAAATGATTTTCAACAACTACAAGGCCATGCAATTTATCCGTGAGCGGAAAGGGGACGCGCTGACACCCGATTTGATTTTCACGTTGCATCGCATGTTGACTGAAAAAACTCTGGACAATCCGGAAGACGCGGGACGATTAAGGAAAGATTCCGACAAAATAGTCGTTTCAGACGGAAGAGACGGCGAGTTGCTCCATAATCCACCCGCAGCCCATGAACTTCCCGGAAGAATAGACCGCTTATGTAATTTTGCAAACATGGATTCAATCGAATATTTTATCCATCCGCTCGTCAAGGCGATAATTCTTCATTTCACGATAGGCTATGACCATCCTTTTGTTGACGGCAATGGTCGCCTGGCAAGGGCTATCTTCTATTGGTATGTCATTTCAAAGGGTTACTGGCTAATGGAGTATATTTCAATTTCGCGCATTATAAAAATGGCCCCGGCCAAATACGCCAGAGCGTTCCTGTATTCGGAAACCGATGACAACGACCTGACATATTTCGCTGTCCATCAATTGAACGTTATCAAGAAGGCGATCAGATTATTGAACGAATATATTGCCCGGCAAAGGAAAGAAATATCAGGCGCGGAAGACTTGCTAAAGACAAATCCCCAATTGGCGGGAAGGTTGAACTACAGGCAGCTTTCCATAATAAGGCACGCCCTCAGACACCCGGGTTATGTTTATGACATACGGGAACATCAACGCTATCAGGGAGTATCTTACAATTCCGCCCGCACTGACCTTCATGATCTGGCGGATAAATTCAATATTTTCAAGAAGGTGAAAATCGGGAAAACATACAGGTTCCGCGCGCCGATGGATATTAAAGAAAATCTCTCAAAAGCAGGGTGA
- a CDS encoding PKD domain-containing protein, which translates to MKVIYDSHMRRIPMKEMVDLKKPRLWGLLWTLGLAALAGCGVDNAITSKVNETLNPPVASKTPVAVFAVSAESVELGSPVTVDGSYSYDPQGSTLTYAWTLVAPTGSVAALASATSAITSFTVDKGGYYQVSLQVTNASASASQIQSAQVSGVGSGGVNHPPVVILATTATAVITETAVLDGSLSYDADGDDITYSWYLVSAPSTSTAARLTNIHEKFPYLYTDVAGTYTVRLVVDDGTDFDEAYITVTAA; encoded by the coding sequence ATGAAAGTCATATATGATAGTCACATGCGGAGGATTCCGATGAAGGAGATGGTGGATTTGAAAAAGCCGAGGTTGTGGGGGCTATTGTGGACCCTGGGCCTGGCTGCGCTGGCGGGATGCGGTGTGGACAACGCGATAACCAGCAAGGTGAATGAAACGCTCAACCCACCCGTGGCGAGCAAAACTCCTGTGGCCGTTTTTGCCGTGTCCGCCGAATCGGTGGAGCTTGGATCGCCGGTAACCGTTGACGGATCGTACAGCTATGATCCGCAGGGCTCCACGCTCACCTACGCATGGACCCTTGTGGCCCCCACGGGGAGCGTGGCCGCGCTGGCCAGCGCAACTTCGGCAATCACTTCTTTCACGGTGGACAAGGGGGGATATTACCAGGTGTCATTGCAGGTGACCAATGCCTCGGCCAGCGCCAGCCAGATACAAAGCGCGCAGGTAAGCGGCGTGGGCTCCGGCGGAGTGAACCATCCTCCGGTGGTGATACTCGCCACTACGGCCACGGCGGTGATAACGGAGACCGCAGTCCTTGACGGGTCCTTAAGCTACGACGCGGACGGCGACGACATCACATATTCATGGTACCTGGTGAGCGCTCCTTCCACCAGCACGGCGGCGCGCCTTACCAATATCCATGAGAAATTCCCGTATTTATATACTGACGTGGCCGGAACATACACGGTGCGGCTTGTGGTGGATGACGGAACAGACTTTGACGAAGCTTATATAACGGTAACGGCGGCGTGA